A DNA window from Niabella yanshanensis contains the following coding sequences:
- a CDS encoding SusC/RagA family TonB-linked outer membrane protein produces MIQQPNENCLSVADSQWSGVLRLLSFGLALFLCTLTSFAQQTGRDISGKVVSANGEPIAGATVSIKGTSNAVVSDNDGSFSISIPENAVLVISSVGYKELEVTTAGLTDFNFTMTPSTQAMDDIVVVGYTAQRKSTITGAAASVNMADLSTRRVPDVGQLLQGNVAGVQVTQSTGAPGDGIEIRIRGNGTIGNNNPLYIVDGIPSREINFVNPQDIESITVLKDAAAAAIYGSRAASGVVVITTKGGKKGKPAIELNYFTGFHKVANLPTMLNGSQYMDKMEESWNNSGNTGTNPYTTDKARTDLANTNWLDELFTTGRSQNVAITASGGDESVQYLISGGYYKQNGIVIYDNDQYERINFRSNVIGNLTNRLKVGANLQITNIRQDKISSSGDAPGIIRHAFLRPPVISVFKDPSDPTYSPEDPYTDLPFFYRNVQANGGSWNGSANRYEFSANPIALAYFTNDKRVNLKTFGNAFAEYAFLANKELKFRTNFGIDLNMLHNKAFNQNFGDVDGGGADGDKGMGRQNRPNSLNENRGQETTITWNNTLQYTKRITDHNFSILGGTEYIQNRASSLGASRARFEYTQPTFQYMDFGGTAKDLWNSGTASEWALFSLFGSANYNYRNKYFVTASLRADASSRFSPENQWGYFPSVSAGWRISQESFMDNVSWISDLKLRASTGTLGNQEIDNYTYLTLLRKNGEQYLISRYGNPDLKWESTRQDNIGLDLGLLKNKLTFTFDYFKKTTSDILLPRSLPALVGNVSATMVNAGTVINKGFEASVSYDNTSRDFTYGISANIATLKNEVTKLHPNLPNLTGPVTKTEAGYPLNSYFGYVMEGIYQNSSEIATHLHGVSSPSQVPGDIRFKDLNGDGVINDNDRTHIGNPNPRLVYGANFRLGYKGLDLSFLFQGVAGVERYNDLKKIIDYDSRPFNHTIATLGAWNGEGSTNSMPRSTFQDNGSSQVSSIFVEDASYLRLKNIELGYDLGRVVKPGTVFQNCRLYVSAQNLFTVTKYTGLDPESTALIDQGTYPQSRNVMMGINVRF; encoded by the coding sequence ATGATACAACAACCGAACGAAAATTGTTTGTCCGTCGCAGATTCCCAATGGTCCGGCGTGCTTCGCCTGCTGAGCTTCGGCCTGGCGTTGTTTTTATGCACCCTTACCAGTTTTGCCCAGCAAACCGGCCGGGATATATCCGGCAAAGTGGTTTCGGCCAATGGAGAGCCGATCGCAGGGGCCACCGTTTCAATAAAAGGTACCAGCAACGCTGTTGTATCGGATAATGATGGCTCATTCTCTATCAGTATACCCGAAAATGCAGTTCTGGTTATTTCTTCTGTCGGATACAAGGAGCTGGAAGTTACTACCGCCGGTTTAACCGATTTTAATTTTACGATGACGCCCTCAACACAGGCAATGGACGATATTGTGGTGGTAGGTTATACTGCCCAAAGAAAGAGCACGATTACCGGTGCCGCTGCCAGTGTTAATATGGCAGATCTCAGCACCCGCCGCGTGCCGGATGTGGGGCAGTTACTGCAAGGAAACGTGGCCGGTGTACAGGTAACCCAGAGTACGGGCGCACCCGGCGATGGCATAGAAATAAGAATACGGGGTAACGGAACTATTGGAAACAATAACCCTTTGTATATAGTAGATGGCATTCCCTCCCGCGAGATCAATTTTGTGAATCCCCAGGATATTGAAAGCATAACTGTACTGAAGGATGCAGCAGCAGCGGCTATTTATGGCTCGAGAGCTGCCTCTGGTGTGGTTGTAATCACCACTAAGGGAGGTAAAAAGGGGAAACCTGCTATAGAACTCAATTACTTTACCGGCTTTCATAAGGTGGCTAATCTGCCTACCATGCTCAACGGCAGCCAGTACATGGATAAAATGGAAGAAAGCTGGAATAACTCAGGCAACACAGGCACCAATCCATACACCACTGATAAAGCAAGAACCGACCTCGCCAATACCAATTGGCTGGATGAGCTGTTTACGACAGGACGTAGCCAAAATGTAGCCATTACCGCCAGTGGTGGCGACGAATCGGTACAATACCTGATATCAGGTGGATACTACAAGCAAAATGGTATAGTCATTTATGATAATGACCAATATGAAAGGATCAATTTCAGAAGCAATGTGATCGGCAATTTAACGAACCGGCTGAAAGTGGGCGCCAATTTGCAAATTACCAATATACGGCAGGACAAAATATCATCAAGTGGCGACGCACCGGGAATCATACGTCATGCATTTTTACGGCCACCGGTAATTTCAGTTTTCAAAGATCCCTCAGATCCCACCTACTCACCCGAAGATCCTTATACCGACCTCCCCTTCTTTTATAGAAACGTACAGGCCAATGGTGGCAGCTGGAACGGTTCGGCTAATCGTTATGAATTTAGTGCCAATCCTATCGCCTTGGCCTACTTTACCAACGATAAAAGAGTAAATTTAAAAACCTTCGGAAATGCTTTTGCCGAATACGCATTTCTGGCCAACAAAGAACTAAAATTCAGAACCAATTTTGGTATTGATCTCAATATGCTGCACAACAAAGCTTTCAACCAAAACTTTGGAGATGTGGATGGTGGCGGCGCTGATGGAGATAAAGGAATGGGAAGGCAAAACAGGCCCAATAGCCTCAACGAGAACCGCGGCCAGGAAACTACCATTACCTGGAACAATACCTTGCAGTACACTAAAAGAATAACCGACCACAATTTCAGCATACTGGGGGGTACGGAATATATACAAAACCGGGCTTCTTCCCTTGGAGCCTCACGCGCACGCTTTGAGTATACACAACCAACTTTCCAATATATGGACTTTGGCGGTACAGCAAAGGATCTCTGGAATAGTGGTACAGCTTCAGAGTGGGCATTGTTCTCTTTATTTGGCTCTGCTAATTACAATTACCGTAATAAATATTTTGTAACAGCCAGCTTAAGGGCAGATGCTTCGTCACGTTTTTCACCCGAAAATCAATGGGGATATTTCCCGTCCGTTTCCGCAGGCTGGAGAATATCCCAGGAAAGCTTTATGGATAATGTAAGCTGGATATCGGACCTGAAACTGCGCGCCAGCACCGGTACGCTGGGTAACCAGGAAATAGACAATTATACCTACCTCACTTTACTAAGAAAAAACGGAGAACAATATTTGATTTCAAGATATGGTAACCCCGACCTGAAATGGGAAAGTACCCGCCAGGATAATATTGGATTAGACCTGGGCTTATTAAAAAATAAACTGACGTTCACTTTCGACTATTTTAAAAAGACTACATCAGATATTTTGCTACCCAGATCGTTGCCAGCACTCGTTGGAAATGTTTCTGCAACAATGGTAAATGCGGGTACCGTTATCAATAAAGGTTTTGAGGCATCCGTTAGCTATGACAACACATCACGCGACTTCACTTATGGCATTAGTGCCAATATAGCTACGCTTAAAAACGAAGTGACAAAGTTACACCCCAATCTGCCCAACCTAACCGGCCCTGTTACCAAAACAGAAGCTGGCTATCCCCTAAACTCCTATTTTGGATATGTAATGGAGGGTATTTATCAGAACAGTTCGGAGATTGCTACCCATTTACACGGTGTAAGCAGCCCTTCACAGGTTCCCGGGGACATTCGTTTCAAAGACCTCAATGGCGACGGCGTCATTAATGACAATGACCGCACACATATAGGGAATCCTAATCCCCGATTGGTTTACGGCGCCAATTTCAGGCTGGGTTATAAAGGCCTGGACCTTTCTTTTCTTTTCCAGGGCGTAGCAGGAGTAGAGCGTTACAATGACCTGAAGAAGATCATAGACTATGACTCCCGTCCGTTTAATCATACGATAGCTACATTAGGCGCCTGGAATGGCGAAGGCAGCACAAATAGTATGCCGCGCTCTACCTTCCAGGATAATGGCAGCAGCCAGGTATCCAGCATTTTTGTAGAAGACGCCAGCTATTTGAGATTGAAAAACATAGAGCTCGGTTACGACTTAGGCCGTGTGGTAAAGCCAGGCACAGTATTCCAGAATTGCCGGCTGTATGTATCTGCACAGAACCTGTTTACCGTTACAAAATATACCGGCCTGGACCCCGAGTCTACAGCCTTGATAGACCAGGGGACCTATCCGCAATCGCGCAATGTAATGATGGGCATTAATGTCAGATTCTAA
- a CDS encoding glycoside hydrolase family protein, whose translation MTFYRIFSTCLLALLACSSMALAQVPQKSIDRVNQMPDLPRPLKIIDFTALAKDFDRKIYDFNAKGKYWPMIWIDSSKRNFPQNVAGIYTAVGDVRQGLNNHKGIFHEALTTMGAVLGASLVGIDKSAQQYNYVAMLKNYFNKETGWNIMMNNTCPEVALLGGGYGRDWWYDVYPNVLFYSIYSLYPDETDFEAIARSIAEKFHAADSVLQGNYNYSFFNYATLTPTKNQICIQPDAAAGQAWVLYMAYKKFGDKRYLQGAINAIKALLALNENMTYELLMPYGAYVAAMLNAEEGQQFDFHKILDWSFAGDAQCREGWGVLTGNWNGFDISGMVGSTVHNGGYGFLMNTYDLALPLLPMVRYDASYAAAVGKWMLNAANVARLFYPQYMPANHQTLSNAMAISKGVIAYEGIIKKSLYKESEHLAAPVAQGDGPLWVQDKNPKASQLSVYGSGHVGIFGGTIQPTNVPGILQLDLLAADFFHREAYPTHLYTNPYTATKTIIIQNRSKQPVDLYNTLEGKFVARNIRQSFNYKISPQKSAVLVQVPAGATITKAEGKLLANNVVIDFRKN comes from the coding sequence ATGACATTCTACAGAATATTTTCTACCTGCCTGCTGGCCTTATTGGCATGTAGCTCAATGGCATTGGCACAGGTACCACAAAAGTCCATCGATCGTGTTAACCAAATGCCCGACCTGCCCCGCCCCCTCAAGATCATCGACTTTACCGCACTCGCTAAAGATTTCGATCGTAAGATTTATGATTTTAACGCGAAAGGGAAATACTGGCCCATGATATGGATTGACAGCAGTAAAAGAAATTTTCCGCAAAATGTGGCCGGCATCTATACCGCTGTAGGCGATGTGCGCCAGGGACTTAACAACCATAAAGGCATTTTTCATGAAGCGCTGACGACTATGGGCGCCGTGTTGGGTGCCAGCCTGGTAGGTATCGATAAATCGGCACAGCAATACAACTACGTAGCCATGCTGAAAAATTATTTTAACAAAGAAACGGGCTGGAATATTATGATGAATAACACCTGCCCCGAAGTAGCCTTGCTGGGCGGCGGCTATGGCCGGGATTGGTGGTACGATGTATATCCTAATGTATTATTTTACTCCATCTATAGTTTATATCCGGATGAAACAGACTTTGAAGCAATTGCCAGGAGCATTGCTGAAAAATTTCATGCAGCAGATTCGGTTTTGCAGGGCAATTACAATTACAGCTTTTTCAACTACGCTACTTTAACACCCACTAAAAACCAGATATGCATACAGCCAGATGCCGCCGCCGGACAGGCATGGGTTTTATATATGGCTTACAAAAAATTTGGCGATAAAAGGTACCTGCAGGGAGCTATCAATGCCATTAAAGCATTGCTTGCGCTCAACGAAAACATGACCTACGAACTACTAATGCCGTATGGCGCCTACGTTGCCGCTATGCTAAATGCAGAAGAAGGACAACAGTTCGATTTTCATAAAATACTGGACTGGAGTTTTGCTGGCGACGCCCAATGCCGCGAAGGATGGGGTGTTTTAACAGGCAACTGGAATGGATTTGATATCTCAGGCATGGTGGGCAGCACGGTACATAATGGCGGTTATGGGTTTTTAATGAACACGTATGACCTGGCGCTCCCCCTGTTACCCATGGTAAGATATGATGCCTCTTATGCAGCAGCTGTGGGCAAATGGATGCTGAATGCAGCTAATGTGGCCAGGCTATTTTATCCTCAATATATGCCTGCTAATCATCAAACGCTTTCCAATGCAATGGCTATATCAAAAGGAGTTATTGCTTATGAGGGCATTATCAAAAAATCACTTTATAAAGAGAGTGAGCATCTTGCAGCCCCTGTAGCCCAGGGCGACGGCCCTTTATGGGTGCAGGATAAAAACCCCAAAGCCTCTCAGTTAAGTGTATACGGAAGCGGGCATGTGGGAATTTTCGGAGGTACGATTCAGCCTACTAATGTACCGGGTATCCTGCAACTGGACCTTTTGGCGGCAGACTTTTTTCACCGGGAAGCTTACCCCACCCACCTGTATACCAATCCTTATACGGCTACTAAAACAATTATAATCCAAAATCGATCTAAACAGCCGGTTGATCTTTAC
- a CDS encoding glycoside hydrolase family 130 protein, with protein MSDIAKRFPRNPLLKPSDLKPSTEGLEIACLLNPGVFKFNDKTWMIIRVAERPTQDATTISFPIFSKDGAIELITISKSDPDLDATDARVINYKGADYLTTLSHLRLVCSDDGVNFYEPEDYPLLTGIGRLETFGIEDCRVTQIDDTYYLTFTSVSDNGVGVGLRTTKDWKHFDIHGMILPPHNKDCALFEEKINGKYYMLHRPSSVDIGGNYIWLCSSPDGIHWGNHQCLVKTTKGNWDSARVGGGAAPVKTNKGWLAIYHGANEKHQYCLGAFLLDPEDPSKVLAKTVDPIMMPLADYEQTGFFGNVVFTNGHIIQPDGDTVTIYYGASDEVVCAADFSINQILNQLSYTHV; from the coding sequence ATGTCTGACATAGCAAAGAGATTCCCCCGGAATCCGTTACTGAAGCCTTCCGATCTGAAGCCCAGTACGGAGGGGCTGGAGATAGCATGCCTGCTTAATCCCGGCGTATTTAAATTCAACGACAAAACATGGATGATCATTCGGGTGGCGGAACGTCCGACACAAGATGCAACAACGATCTCCTTCCCTATTTTTTCGAAGGACGGAGCCATTGAGCTGATCACGATTTCCAAATCAGATCCGGACCTGGATGCCACCGATGCACGCGTGATCAATTACAAGGGCGCTGACTATTTAACCACTTTATCACACTTACGGCTGGTTTGCAGCGATGACGGCGTTAACTTTTATGAACCGGAAGATTATCCCCTGCTTACGGGAATAGGCCGGCTGGAAACTTTTGGCATAGAAGACTGCCGGGTTACGCAGATTGACGACACTTATTATCTCACATTTACTTCAGTTTCTGACAATGGCGTGGGTGTTGGACTAAGGACTACCAAAGACTGGAAACATTTTGATATTCATGGAATGATACTGCCCCCCCATAATAAGGATTGTGCCCTGTTTGAGGAAAAAATAAACGGCAAATATTACATGTTACACCGGCCGAGCAGTGTGGATATTGGCGGCAACTATATCTGGCTCTGCAGTTCTCCCGACGGTATTCACTGGGGTAATCATCAATGCCTGGTTAAAACTACCAAAGGCAACTGGGATAGCGCACGTGTAGGTGGCGGAGCTGCTCCTGTTAAAACGAACAAAGGCTGGCTGGCCATTTATCATGGCGCCAACGAAAAGCATCAATACTGCCTGGGTGCTTTTCTATTAGATCCTGAGGATCCTTCAAAAGTACTCGCTAAAACCGTCGATCCTATTATGATGCCGCTGGCTGATTACGAACAAACCGGTTTTTTCGGCAACGTGGTTTTCACCAATGGGCATATCATTCAGCCTGACGGCGACACAGTGACGATTTATTATGGTGCTTCAGACGAAGTAGTATGCGCCGCGGATTTTTCCATCAACCAGATTTTAAATCAATTAAGCTATACCCATGTTTAA
- a CDS encoding RagB/SusD family nutrient uptake outer membrane protein produces the protein MKAIYKILIPAALLFSAGCMKNLDRDPIGLLTPEQVNTDPQVGTVTGAVNSSYQMLANTLNLLGNWDWPRGLVLRNDFILQDIASGDMQKKWNPDGDQAWMDQFTSWSFTADNGGFNGQWSYDYEGISRSNLAISYLTDDALMSKLAIDNASRNYQLGQAYFLRAFYYFDLVNAFGDVPLLLKPLKNFSEADEVSKRVPKEEVYSQISADLAAAKGLIPAGKYSNNTDKWRVSQGAVLAMQAKVALFTQKWNEVVSIITELEGLGYYSLNANYFDNFSIAKKYTDNEVIFAYNHVPEQTPRNGNGICALAGWGFIAPTTNFVNEFETNDPRLLYTVDVTTQNVYKIFGEIGTTNKGNEDAASNKVYIRWADVLLWKAEAYNEMNSYANAVTYINKIRTRARQTPTITGGTIPAGSITDRPASNNKDEIKNWLVHERRVELGFESHRFYDLKRWGLAKTFLTGLGKSFQDKHYLYPIPQGEIDKSGGSITQNNGY, from the coding sequence ATGAAAGCCATATATAAAATTTTAATACCCGCAGCCCTGTTATTTTCCGCAGGCTGTATGAAAAACTTAGACAGGGACCCGATAGGTCTTTTAACACCCGAGCAGGTAAATACCGATCCGCAGGTGGGTACTGTTACAGGTGCGGTAAACTCTTCTTATCAAATGCTGGCCAATACGCTCAATCTTTTGGGTAACTGGGACTGGCCAAGGGGATTAGTATTGAGAAATGATTTTATCTTGCAGGATATTGCCTCCGGCGATATGCAGAAAAAGTGGAATCCTGATGGCGACCAGGCCTGGATGGATCAGTTCACCTCCTGGAGTTTTACGGCGGACAATGGCGGATTCAATGGTCAATGGAGTTATGACTATGAGGGCATATCACGTTCTAACCTGGCCATTAGCTATCTTACAGATGATGCGCTCATGTCCAAACTGGCGATTGACAATGCTTCCAGGAACTACCAGTTGGGCCAGGCTTATTTCCTTCGGGCATTTTATTATTTTGACCTGGTAAATGCTTTTGGCGATGTTCCTTTATTACTCAAGCCACTAAAAAACTTCTCTGAAGCAGATGAGGTTTCCAAGCGCGTACCTAAAGAAGAAGTGTACAGCCAGATCAGCGCTGATTTAGCAGCTGCAAAAGGTTTAATTCCTGCCGGGAAATACTCAAATAATACAGATAAATGGAGAGTATCGCAAGGCGCCGTTTTAGCTATGCAGGCTAAAGTAGCCTTATTTACTCAAAAATGGAACGAAGTTGTTTCCATTATTACTGAATTAGAAGGACTGGGATACTATAGTTTAAACGCCAACTATTTTGATAACTTTTCCATAGCCAAGAAATACACAGACAATGAAGTGATCTTTGCCTACAACCACGTGCCCGAACAAACACCCAGAAATGGCAATGGAATTTGCGCCCTGGCCGGATGGGGCTTTATTGCACCCACCACCAATTTCGTCAATGAATTTGAAACGAACGATCCCCGCCTGTTATACACGGTGGATGTAACGACGCAAAATGTATATAAGATCTTCGGCGAAATTGGAACAACAAATAAAGGCAATGAAGATGCTGCAAGTAACAAGGTATACATTCGCTGGGCAGATGTGTTATTATGGAAAGCCGAAGCTTATAATGAGATGAACAGCTACGCTAATGCTGTTACCTACATCAATAAAATACGTACCCGGGCAAGGCAAACCCCCACTATTACCGGCGGCACTATTCCCGCAGGCAGTATTACAGACCGGCCCGCATCCAATAATAAAGATGAAATTAAAAACTGGCTGGTTCACGAGAGGCGTGTTGAATTAGGATTTGAAAGCCATCGCTTCTATGATCTGAAAAGATGGGGACTCGCCAAGACCTTCCTAACCGGTCTTGGCAAAAGTTTCCAGGACAAGCATTATCTCTATCCTATACCGCAGGGAGAGATTGACAAATCAGGGGGTTCTATCACTCAAAATAACGGATACTAA
- a CDS encoding MFS transporter, whose product MFKYLSSEVAHFRQQPHNFRILVLTNLVYALVLPVIDIFVAAYVMRNSNDPTKVVIYQLTIYTGIPLTFLLNGFLLKYINIRKLYSAGMMLSAVSMIVMMSLKSLDLVGIGIAGMIMGLSFGFYWANRDYLALAITNDSNRNYYYGLETFFYTLIAVAIPITIGWFIESRGSGEGVKNAYRIVTGVVFLITILASVVCFRSTFSNPAQKKYVYFNFHPLWRKLLVLASLKGLAQGFLVTAPAMLIMLLLGKEGALGTAQSIGAVLAAIIMYVLGRVTKPSDRIKIFAAGLILFTAGAAFNSALFNSTGVVLFILLLLIAKPLMDLAYFPIQFRVIDIVSKIEKRSEFAYILNHEAGLYAGRFLGAATFLILAYKVSTEIALRYAILIIAVLQLGSILVAKVIIKDGNRIAPQDPAEQSPLETEIAEKVIQPQA is encoded by the coding sequence ATGTTTAAGTACCTTTCCAGTGAAGTAGCGCATTTCAGGCAGCAACCCCACAATTTTCGCATACTGGTGCTTACCAACCTGGTATATGCATTGGTGTTGCCGGTTATTGATATTTTTGTTGCAGCTTATGTGATGCGTAATTCCAACGACCCTACCAAGGTGGTTATTTACCAGCTAACTATTTACACAGGCATCCCGCTTACTTTTTTACTCAATGGGTTTCTTTTAAAATATATCAATATACGAAAATTGTATTCAGCTGGCATGATGCTAAGCGCTGTATCTATGATCGTAATGATGTCCTTAAAATCGCTCGACCTGGTGGGTATTGGAATTGCCGGTATGATCATGGGCTTATCGTTTGGCTTTTATTGGGCTAACCGCGATTACCTGGCCCTGGCTATTACCAACGACAGTAACCGGAACTATTACTATGGACTCGAAACGTTTTTCTATACTTTAATAGCCGTAGCCATTCCTATTACCATTGGCTGGTTTATAGAATCCAGGGGATCCGGTGAGGGCGTAAAAAATGCTTACCGGATTGTTACCGGCGTGGTGTTCCTGATCACCATCCTGGCTTCGGTGGTTTGTTTTCGCAGCACTTTTAGCAACCCTGCGCAAAAAAAATATGTTTATTTCAATTTCCATCCGCTTTGGAGGAAGTTGTTGGTATTGGCTTCGTTGAAAGGCCTGGCTCAGGGCTTCCTGGTTACTGCGCCCGCTATGTTGATCATGTTATTACTCGGAAAAGAAGGTGCATTGGGCACGGCCCAATCTATCGGCGCTGTACTCGCTGCTATTATTATGTATGTGCTGGGGCGCGTCACAAAACCTTCAGACCGCATAAAAATATTTGCGGCAGGGCTTATTTTATTTACTGCCGGTGCGGCGTTTAACAGTGCTCTATTTAATTCAACTGGTGTTGTATTATTTATCCTCTTATTATTGATCGCAAAACCCCTGATGGACCTGGCCTATTTTCCCATACAGTTCAGGGTCATTGATATTGTTTCCAAAATTGAAAAAAGAAGCGAATTCGCCTATATCCTAAACCATGAAGCGGGTTTATATGCAGGTAGATTTTTAGGTGCGGCTACTTTCTTAATTTTAGCTTATAAAGTTTCTACAGAAATAGCTTTACGGTATGCCATATTGATCATAGCCGTTCTCCAATTAGGATCTATCTTAGTAGCGAAAGTGATTATCAAAGATGGCAACCGAATAGCGCCGCAAGACCCTGCAGAACAGTCGCCTCTAGAAACAGAGATAGCAGAAAAAGTTATACAACCACAAGCCTAA